A region from the Lentisphaera profundi genome encodes:
- a CDS encoding TonB-dependent receptor plug domain-containing protein: MRLIITASLIFIFMASAYSNEDLDELDLESLMNIEVTSVSKTAENSFTAASAIYVITQQEIARKGALNIAEALRGTPGVQVSRRTNNTWEVSIRGFDNLYSNKLLVLIDGRSVYSPIFSGTYWEFTNYPVADIERIEVIRGPGATVWGSNAVNGVINITTKSAKDTKGGLAKVDYGEYNESYYLRYGEALDEDEKLHLRIYGQLQKYQELEPGIHLKNTHENDDWDHLQGGFHLDFDVTSKDTLTVSSDIYHSDFTNYNALVINDFYEDGGATGYNLTLKHTREFNSKEKWNTLLYYDYHNIEQDVTLDSTVHAWNFETDYHFSPWKNHEMTIGAGVRAYRSKAKDKTGQLVFFPEDETTINYTLFVQDKITLQPDRWTLTLGSKFEKNDYTDYEYQPSARIAFTPNRKNTYWAAVSHAVRTPSRYEHGSNIFYGAAIGNNDVDSENLTAYELGHRILINEKLSFDTTVFYNDYSDLVTTNTNAGPDPITNDFSANSYGIEISSNYFITPDWQLKLSYSYFKIDTNYKDNIADTIPTEDVAATNKASFYSFYNITKDVKWDLMLYYQDSKNPSYNYDPQDGTPAFIKLDSRISWSPREDLEIYLVGQNLWEQSTRETLYYAETPRTFYLGLNYKF; the protein is encoded by the coding sequence TTGAGATTAATTATTACAGCGTCGCTTATCTTCATATTTATGGCTAGTGCATATTCTAATGAAGACCTTGATGAATTAGATTTAGAGTCCTTAATGAATATAGAAGTTACTTCTGTCTCAAAAACAGCAGAAAATTCTTTCACCGCCGCTTCTGCCATCTATGTTATCACTCAACAAGAAATTGCTCGCAAAGGCGCCCTCAATATTGCAGAGGCCTTAAGAGGCACCCCTGGCGTACAGGTCTCAAGACGCACCAACAATACTTGGGAAGTCAGTATTCGAGGTTTTGATAATCTCTACTCAAACAAACTTTTAGTCCTTATTGATGGGCGCAGTGTTTATTCACCCATTTTTTCGGGAACCTACTGGGAATTCACCAATTATCCCGTCGCAGACATCGAGCGCATCGAAGTCATTCGTGGACCTGGCGCCACAGTATGGGGTTCCAATGCAGTTAACGGCGTTATTAATATCACCACTAAATCTGCCAAAGACACAAAAGGCGGATTGGCTAAAGTCGATTATGGGGAATACAACGAATCATATTACCTCCGCTATGGCGAAGCACTTGATGAAGACGAGAAACTCCACCTACGCATCTATGGCCAATTGCAAAAATACCAAGAATTAGAACCAGGCATCCATTTAAAAAACACCCACGAGAATGATGACTGGGACCACTTACAAGGTGGTTTCCATTTGGATTTCGATGTGACTTCCAAGGATACACTGACAGTGAGTTCCGATATTTATCATTCTGACTTCACTAACTATAATGCACTTGTCATTAATGACTTCTATGAAGACGGGGGAGCAACAGGCTACAATCTAACCTTAAAGCATACTCGCGAATTTAACTCAAAGGAAAAATGGAACACTCTACTTTATTATGATTACCACAACATTGAACAGGATGTCACACTAGACTCAACCGTTCACGCCTGGAACTTCGAAACTGATTATCACTTTTCCCCATGGAAAAATCACGAAATGACTATTGGCGCTGGCGTAAGAGCCTACCGCTCGAAAGCAAAAGATAAGACAGGACAACTTGTTTTTTTCCCCGAAGATGAGACAACGATAAATTACACTCTTTTTGTTCAAGATAAAATCACACTTCAGCCTGATCGCTGGACTTTAACCTTGGGTTCAAAATTTGAAAAAAATGACTACACCGATTATGAGTACCAACCTTCAGCACGAATAGCGTTCACCCCAAATAGAAAAAATACTTATTGGGCTGCTGTCAGCCACGCCGTACGCACCCCCTCACGATATGAGCATGGATCAAATATTTTTTACGGCGCCGCGATAGGCAACAATGACGTCGACTCCGAAAACCTCACTGCCTATGAACTCGGTCACAGAATCCTCATAAATGAAAAACTTTCCTTTGACACTACAGTTTTTTATAATGATTATAGCGACCTTGTCACCACCAACACGAATGCAGGTCCCGATCCCATCACAAATGACTTCAGCGCCAATAGCTACGGCATCGAGATTTCATCCAATTATTTCATCACACCAGACTGGCAACTTAAACTCTCCTATTCTTATTTTAAAATTGACACCAACTACAAGGATAATATTGCAGACACCATCCCTACTGAAGATGTCGCCGCCACTAACAAAGCATCCTTTTACTCATTTTATAACATCACTAAAGACGTGAAATGGGATCTCATGCTCTATTATCAAGACAGTAAGAATCCGAGCTACAACTACGACCCCCAAGATGGCACTCCCGCCTTTATTAAACTGGACTCACGCATTTCATGGTCTCCCCGAGAGGATCTCGAAATATACCTCGTCGGCCAAAATTTATGGGAGCAATCTACGCGTGAGACCCTCTATTATGCTGAAACTCCGAGAACTTTTTATCTAGGCCTCAATTATAAATTCTAA
- a CDS encoding PTS sugar transporter subunit IIA — protein sequence MLNNFIFAADKPALLHGASGELLVSIILIIGMLAGVTARKLKLPVLTGQIIAGILIGPYVLNVIGHTEEKNLASVTSFAIGLIALTVGSHLNFQKLHNSFNRNLLIAVGESSCAFIAVFFALEHFNPMEFSDHTRLAAHLLISSLACSTSPATVLHVVKEKNAKGNLVKTLLIVVALDNIICLIVFESVRAVARQKLSGASLLTTAIPGLVSFFSSVVVGFLVAKCFEFCLRYVQKKKGASQFRRTSNTLVFTLLVASIMITNGLCDYIAQSTSALPTKLTPLPIMANLILGLCLSNFAIFKDEMLEQFEVLEQFIFTVFFTLAGMHLDLNTINFQTISSALIYLVAMATGKIFGATVGSLLGRNTTRTTLNIGSMLLVQAGMTIALLVVIYSEKDFAPLHAKITAMILLVVVFTELVGTILITKTLDRVKETGKKRTRLIDFLDEEHIITGLNAKDKWEAIREMSYFLVKTNDIDIDPEELNKRMVEREKDFTTGFGQGIAIPHATVSEDEIHDGKIRGLLAVATPPVEFEAMDDAPVEIIVMLATPDSQREIHLEILSVLARMLGDEKIREQILKANSAASIYEIIHSEEAETFNYFLK from the coding sequence ATGTTAAACAACTTTATTTTTGCTGCGGATAAACCTGCCTTACTTCATGGTGCTTCCGGAGAACTTCTTGTATCAATAATATTAATTATTGGCATGCTTGCGGGTGTCACCGCAAGAAAACTCAAACTACCTGTACTTACTGGACAGATTATTGCCGGCATCCTAATTGGACCCTATGTCCTTAACGTCATCGGCCATACTGAAGAGAAGAATCTCGCTTCAGTTACAAGCTTTGCTATCGGACTCATCGCGCTCACGGTAGGCAGCCACTTAAACTTCCAAAAGCTCCACAATTCCTTTAATCGAAATTTACTTATAGCAGTTGGTGAATCGAGCTGTGCCTTCATTGCCGTTTTCTTTGCTCTTGAACACTTCAATCCCATGGAATTCTCGGACCATACTCGCTTAGCTGCTCACCTTCTCATATCTTCTCTGGCCTGCAGTACTTCACCTGCAACAGTCCTACACGTAGTCAAAGAAAAAAATGCCAAAGGCAATCTCGTTAAAACATTGCTGATTGTCGTTGCCTTAGACAATATCATCTGCCTCATCGTCTTTGAAAGCGTCCGCGCCGTAGCACGCCAAAAACTATCCGGCGCAAGCCTTCTCACTACTGCGATACCCGGCCTCGTCAGCTTTTTCAGCTCTGTTGTCGTTGGTTTTTTAGTCGCCAAATGCTTTGAGTTTTGTTTGCGCTACGTTCAAAAAAAGAAAGGTGCATCACAATTTCGTCGTACTTCAAACACTTTAGTTTTTACGCTTTTAGTCGCCTCAATTATGATCACCAATGGACTTTGTGACTATATAGCTCAAAGCACTTCCGCGCTCCCGACAAAACTGACTCCTCTACCTATAATGGCCAATCTTATCCTCGGCTTATGCCTCAGTAACTTTGCCATTTTCAAAGATGAAATGTTGGAACAATTCGAAGTTCTTGAACAATTTATTTTCACTGTCTTTTTTACTCTGGCGGGTATGCATCTAGATTTAAACACGATCAACTTCCAAACGATTAGTTCTGCACTTATATATCTAGTCGCAATGGCAACCGGTAAAATTTTTGGTGCCACCGTAGGATCCTTACTAGGAAGAAATACCACTCGCACAACCCTAAATATTGGCTCTATGCTACTCGTTCAGGCGGGCATGACCATTGCTTTACTCGTTGTTATTTATTCTGAAAAAGACTTCGCCCCTCTCCACGCTAAAATAACGGCCATGATCCTTCTCGTTGTAGTTTTTACCGAACTAGTAGGAACAATCCTCATTACAAAAACTTTAGACCGCGTCAAAGAAACGGGCAAGAAACGTACCCGCCTCATCGACTTCTTGGACGAAGAACATATCATCACAGGTCTCAACGCGAAAGATAAATGGGAAGCCATTCGCGAGATGTCTTACTTCCTTGTGAAAACTAATGATATCGACATCGATCCAGAAGAACTCAATAAACGCATGGTTGAACGCGAAAAAGACTTCACTACCGGCTTTGGTCAAGGTATCGCCATCCCTCATGCGACGGTAAGCGAAGACGAAATTCACGATGGCAAAATCCGTGGCCTTTTAGCCGTCGCCACTCCTCCGGTCGAATTTGAAGCCATGGATGATGCTCCAGTAGAAATCATTGTTATGTTAGCTACTCCTGACTCACAACGCGAAATTCACCTCGAAATCCTCAGTGTCCTCGCACGTATGCTAGGTGATGAAAAAATTCGCGAACAAATTTTAAAGGCTAACTCAGCCGCTTCCATTTATGAAATCATTCACTCCGAAGAAGCTGAGACTTTCAACTATTTCTTAAAATAA
- the polA gene encoding DNA polymerase I, translating to MSEQPSIFVIDSMAYIFRAFYGIRANMHSQDGLPTNALFGFINSFENIIRDFNPSQIVAVFDAGSETFRNEMYAEYKANRKECPEELKPQFDLVKEYIALRGIPLLIQKGFEADDIIATVATQATGAHIKTVICSGDKDLMQLVNDHTYICHTHKDNLMIDAEKVFKIMGVRPDQIVDYLSICGDSADNIPGLPGIGPKGASKLLAEFNDLETILASHDKIKGKKQSETIREKADLAHLSKSLVILKDEMTLEKTYDELIPTQPDFEGLADFYERMGFSRFLRDLPKIQSAYEGNSKPNLKQSLKSGGPVTLRVETFAPRPFQHEILKLKAEFENGLEFDVLEESTHLGKTTEEIFFALKNTFIDCELTLVSENHTIIPEDLKSKRKCILTWEWLAASWLHDIEIGIEQISSHHLPLIQEHLYLNAQFADLLATATVEYNSQRHDYNIIQSITELQQILKKISDSGQAISFDTETTGLDVRTAQIVGLGLAIQDHHAWYIPFNSSLDKDTIITELKPFFANSELRFFAQNAKFDLQMLHYAGIQVNNIDFDTLVASFICNPSRQFHDLDSLALHYLNYRKISTVSLIGKGKKQITMAELPIEKVATYCCEDVDITLRLRTELEAELHRRGLRDLFDSMDIPLVPVLSEMENHGISVNLSRLETISTEFSQERLKCEEQIYALAGHEFNINSPKQVGTVLFEEMGLKAGKKTATGYSTSADVLENLAPDSEIVRVILRHRTLSKLISTYADALPKEVSPLDDRIHTRFSQTTAATGRLASTQPNLQNIPTRTEEGKSIRSAFIAAEGHNFLSCDYSQIELRIMAELSQDPGLLEAFSKDLDVHSYTASLVFDTDLNEITKQQRYAAKAVNFGIMFGQGPYGLAKEIGVSADEAKQFISNYFKRYPDVQKFMSQCVEDAREKGYSETSFGRRRYLPEMLSSNGRIRSGAERISVNSPIQGTAADIIKIAMINVSKELHKRQLKSKMLLQIHDELLFEVPDDELDIMKELIPKIMTDIPSIKVPLKVDSAIAKSWDQCD from the coding sequence ATGTCTGAGCAACCCTCCATTTTCGTCATTGATTCAATGGCCTATATCTTCCGTGCCTTCTATGGTATTCGCGCCAATATGCATTCTCAAGATGGCCTCCCCACAAATGCCCTCTTTGGTTTTATTAATTCTTTTGAAAATATTATTCGCGATTTTAATCCCAGTCAAATCGTGGCAGTATTTGATGCTGGTTCAGAAACTTTCCGAAATGAAATGTACGCTGAATACAAAGCTAACCGCAAAGAATGCCCCGAAGAACTAAAACCTCAATTCGACTTAGTCAAAGAATATATTGCTCTACGCGGCATCCCCTTACTTATCCAAAAAGGTTTTGAGGCCGATGATATTATTGCGACTGTCGCAACACAGGCGACTGGTGCTCATATTAAAACTGTCATTTGCTCAGGTGATAAAGATTTGATGCAGCTCGTCAATGATCACACATATATCTGCCACACCCACAAAGATAACTTAATGATTGACGCCGAAAAGGTTTTTAAAATCATGGGCGTCCGTCCGGATCAAATTGTCGATTATCTCTCTATATGTGGGGATAGCGCCGATAATATCCCAGGCCTACCTGGCATCGGCCCAAAAGGCGCATCAAAATTACTCGCGGAATTTAATGACCTCGAAACAATCCTAGCTAGTCACGATAAGATCAAAGGAAAAAAACAATCCGAAACCATTCGCGAAAAAGCTGATCTCGCGCACTTATCTAAATCACTTGTCATCCTCAAAGATGAAATGACTCTAGAAAAAACCTATGATGAACTCATACCTACTCAGCCCGATTTCGAGGGTTTAGCAGATTTTTACGAACGCATGGGATTTTCGCGTTTTTTGCGTGATCTTCCGAAGATCCAATCCGCTTATGAAGGGAATAGTAAGCCCAATCTAAAACAGTCCCTTAAATCCGGAGGCCCTGTCACTCTTCGAGTTGAGACCTTTGCACCCCGCCCCTTTCAGCACGAAATCCTCAAACTGAAGGCCGAATTTGAAAATGGCTTAGAATTTGATGTATTAGAAGAATCCACTCATTTAGGAAAGACCACCGAAGAAATTTTCTTTGCTCTCAAAAATACTTTTATTGACTGTGAGCTCACCCTTGTTAGTGAGAACCACACTATTATTCCCGAAGATCTAAAAAGTAAAAGGAAGTGCATTCTCACATGGGAATGGCTTGCTGCTTCATGGTTACATGATATTGAAATTGGCATAGAGCAAATCTCTTCACATCACCTTCCTTTGATTCAAGAACACCTTTATTTGAATGCGCAATTCGCAGACTTATTAGCTACTGCCACAGTAGAATATAATTCGCAACGCCATGACTACAATATTATTCAGTCTATCACTGAGCTCCAGCAAATTCTAAAGAAAATCAGCGATAGCGGCCAAGCAATTTCCTTTGATACTGAAACGACCGGATTGGATGTACGTACGGCTCAAATCGTCGGTCTAGGTTTAGCCATTCAAGATCATCACGCTTGGTATATACCCTTTAATAGCTCGCTAGATAAAGATACCATCATTACCGAACTCAAGCCATTTTTCGCCAATTCAGAGCTCAGATTTTTTGCGCAAAACGCAAAGTTTGATTTACAAATGTTGCACTATGCAGGCATCCAAGTCAACAACATTGATTTTGATACTTTAGTGGCTTCTTTCATCTGTAATCCATCACGCCAATTTCACGACCTCGATTCGCTTGCCCTGCACTATCTTAATTACCGCAAGATCTCTACTGTATCACTTATTGGTAAAGGCAAAAAACAAATCACCATGGCTGAGCTGCCCATAGAAAAGGTCGCTACTTATTGTTGCGAGGATGTGGATATCACCCTACGCCTTAGAACTGAACTAGAAGCTGAACTTCATCGCCGTGGCTTACGAGATCTATTTGATAGCATGGACATCCCTCTCGTTCCTGTTTTATCCGAAATGGAAAATCATGGTATCTCAGTTAATCTTTCTCGCTTAGAAACAATCTCCACTGAATTCAGCCAAGAACGTCTAAAATGTGAAGAACAAATCTACGCTTTAGCCGGTCATGAATTCAATATTAATTCCCCCAAACAAGTCGGAACTGTGCTCTTTGAAGAAATGGGACTTAAAGCCGGCAAAAAAACAGCTACAGGTTACTCCACAAGTGCGGACGTTCTCGAAAACCTTGCTCCTGACTCGGAGATCGTGCGCGTCATCCTCCGTCACCGTACTCTGAGTAAACTTATTTCTACTTATGCAGATGCCCTGCCCAAAGAAGTTTCGCCCTTAGACGACAGAATACACACACGTTTCTCACAAACTACTGCTGCAACGGGACGCCTCGCATCAACACAACCCAATTTGCAGAATATCCCCACTCGTACTGAGGAAGGCAAAAGTATTCGTTCTGCATTCATCGCTGCAGAAGGCCACAACTTTCTCTCTTGCGATTATTCTCAGATCGAATTACGCATCATGGCTGAATTAAGCCAAGATCCAGGCTTACTCGAAGCCTTTAGCAAAGACTTAGATGTCCATAGCTACACAGCTTCACTCGTGTTCGATACTGATCTTAATGAAATCACAAAACAACAACGTTATGCTGCCAAAGCCGTGAATTTTGGAATTATGTTTGGCCAAGGCCCCTATGGTCTTGCAAAAGAAATCGGCGTCTCTGCTGATGAAGCCAAGCAATTCATCTCCAATTATTTTAAACGCTACCCCGATGTACAAAAATTCATGTCACAATGCGTAGAAGACGCTCGCGAAAAAGGCTATTCTGAAACCTCTTTTGGACGTCGTCGCTACCTACCTGAAATGCTCTCTTCTAATGGACGTATCCGTTCAGGAGCCGAGCGTATTTCAGTCAACTCCCCCATACAGGGTACGGCTGCAGACATTATTAAAATTGCGATGATTAATGTTTCTAAGGAACTCCATAAACGTCAATTGAAATCTAAAATGCTTCTTCAAATTCACGATGAATTGCTCTTTGAAGTACCTGATGACGAACTTGATATAATGAAAGAACTGATTCCAAAAATTATGACCGATATCCCCTCAATCAAAGTCCCTTTAAAAGTAGACTCTGCCATTGCTAAATCTTGGGATCAATGCGATTAA
- a CDS encoding L-rhamnose mutarotase, with translation MSEAIIGETNPGAGYDKDKIQRFGSVIELDLEKEAYYRELHANVWAGVQAKIHECNMRNYNIFVAPIAGKKYLFSFFEYIGTDLEADMGKFPQDEETLRWWKETDPCQKSMEGTPEGEQWLGLERVFFQA, from the coding sequence ATGAGTGAAGCAATTATTGGTGAAACGAATCCAGGAGCTGGTTATGATAAAGATAAAATTCAGCGTTTTGGTTCAGTTATTGAGTTGGACTTAGAGAAGGAAGCTTACTACCGCGAATTACACGCTAATGTTTGGGCAGGAGTGCAGGCTAAGATTCATGAATGTAATATGCGTAACTATAATATTTTCGTAGCGCCAATTGCGGGCAAAAAATATTTGTTTAGCTTCTTTGAGTACATTGGCACAGACTTAGAAGCTGACATGGGAAAATTCCCTCAGGACGAAGAAACTTTGCGTTGGTGGAAAGAAACGGATCCTTGCCAAAAAAGCATGGAAGGCACTCCAGAAGGAGAGCAATGGTTAGGCTTAGAAAGAGTGTTTTTTCAAGCATAA
- a CDS encoding MFS transporter, producing MNSESSNKTPFDQVLAFGAGGIIPIALFNIAGQLMGLIGNISLGLSAFLLGTIMIIPRLWDAVSDPIMGNITDNTRSRWGRRRPYILIGGCMVAVSFILMWWIPQGEWIRSIFPEESAYQWFQLAYILFWLIVFFTSCTVFEIPHGALGMEMSSDSHERTRLFSAKSFMGNLFAMGTPWLFALANMEFFKGVGGNEADGMRYVSILVAVVLIPLCVWSFLKLREPGFEIAKKQKKLPFWKEFRHTMKNKNFLILIMIIFTLAMGFNFVGLLGYYIPIFYIFEGNKDAAGPLLGFNGTIWALTGLLAVFPLNYLAKRSGKKTTLIIAISLMVCAQLSKIVCYNPSYPYLIVIPTILLSIGMLFFFTLGSSMVGDICDEDDLKSGQRAEGSYYSIFWWFIKMGTAFASFVTGLLITFVDFNEVQVKSSDIISGKLKESLSLVESKDKYNQDTLKTQVTATIAELDHFILSLNEKEVDEHNTQLLVVCQAIRQELKSIDLTKDDIPSIQSDLSSSLWQSQSLTLQSPQTLFWMRAVEIVLPLLLCAISLLFTLYYPLDEERCLEIQAALAERNKKLD from the coding sequence ATGAACTCAGAATCAAGTAACAAAACTCCTTTCGATCAAGTCCTTGCCTTTGGAGCAGGTGGTATCATCCCCATTGCTTTATTTAATATTGCAGGACAACTCATGGGACTTATCGGCAATATAAGCCTCGGCTTAAGTGCCTTTTTACTTGGAACAATTATGATTATCCCCCGCTTATGGGATGCCGTATCCGACCCCATCATGGGGAATATCACCGATAATACTCGAAGTCGTTGGGGACGTCGACGTCCCTATATCTTAATTGGTGGCTGTATGGTTGCCGTCAGCTTTATCTTGATGTGGTGGATACCTCAGGGCGAATGGATCAGATCCATATTCCCCGAAGAATCCGCGTACCAATGGTTCCAACTCGCTTACATCCTTTTCTGGCTTATCGTATTTTTCACCTCATGTACTGTTTTTGAAATCCCCCACGGGGCGCTAGGAATGGAGATGTCGAGCGATTCTCACGAACGCACGCGCTTGTTCTCAGCAAAAAGCTTCATGGGCAATCTCTTTGCCATGGGCACACCTTGGCTTTTTGCTCTCGCTAACATGGAGTTCTTTAAGGGCGTTGGTGGCAACGAAGCCGATGGCATGCGCTATGTTTCCATTTTAGTTGCAGTCGTACTCATCCCACTTTGCGTATGGTCCTTTCTCAAACTTCGTGAGCCTGGCTTTGAAATCGCCAAAAAACAAAAGAAACTACCCTTTTGGAAAGAATTTCGTCATACCATGAAAAATAAAAATTTCCTCATTCTCATTATGATAATTTTCACTTTAGCCATGGGCTTTAATTTTGTCGGCCTGCTCGGTTATTACATTCCTATTTTTTATATATTTGAAGGTAACAAAGACGCTGCTGGACCATTACTGGGCTTCAATGGTACGATCTGGGCTTTAACTGGATTACTGGCTGTTTTTCCTCTCAATTACCTTGCCAAACGATCGGGAAAGAAAACAACCCTCATCATTGCCATATCACTTATGGTTTGTGCGCAATTATCAAAAATCGTCTGCTATAACCCCAGCTATCCCTACCTCATCGTCATCCCCACTATTCTCCTCTCAATTGGCATGCTCTTTTTCTTTACCTTGGGCTCATCTATGGTGGGTGATATTTGCGATGAAGATGATTTAAAAAGCGGCCAACGTGCCGAGGGAAGCTACTACTCAATTTTTTGGTGGTTCATTAAGATGGGCACTGCTTTTGCTAGCTTTGTTACTGGACTGCTCATTACCTTCGTAGACTTTAATGAAGTTCAGGTCAAATCATCCGATATAATCAGCGGTAAACTCAAAGAGAGCCTAAGCCTTGTTGAAAGTAAAGATAAATACAATCAGGATACTTTGAAAACTCAAGTAACTGCCACGATCGCTGAACTCGATCATTTCATACTTTCACTTAATGAAAAAGAAGTAGACGAGCATAATACGCAACTCTTAGTCGTCTGCCAGGCTATTCGACAAGAGCTTAAATCTATCGATCTCACTAAAGATGATATACCATCCATTCAATCAGACTTAAGTTCCAGTCTCTGGCAGAGTCAGTCCCTCACTTTGCAAAGTCCGCAAACTCTTTTCTGGATGCGTGCGGTCGAAATTGTACTGCCTTTACTACTCTGTGCTATTTCCTTACTCTTCACCCTCTACTACCCACTAGATGAAGAACGTTGCTTAGAAATCCAAGCCGCACTTGCAGAACGCAATAAGAAACTGGACTAA